GGGGCGTGGGGGGAGAGTGTAGAGCGTGGGAACGTTTGAAGACAACCTGAAGGACGGATTCTTCCGTCATGTGTGTCAGACCTCGGCGGAGCCGTTGGGAATCGTGGTCACCCGTGCGCGGGGCACGAAGATCTGGGATACCGATGGCCGTGAGTATCTCGATTTACTCGCCGGGATGGGTGTCGCCAACATCGGGCACGCGCATCCGGTGGTCATCCAGGCCATCGAGAAGCAAGTCGCATCGTACCTGCACGTGTCGGTGTACGGCGAAATGGTGCAGCAACCGCAGGTGGAGCTGGCCCGGCGTCTCGCCGCGATCACGCC
The DNA window shown above is from Candidatus Binatia bacterium and carries:
- a CDS encoding aminotransferase class III-fold pyridoxal phosphate-dependent enzyme, producing MGTFEDNLKDGFFRHVCQTSAEPLGIVVTRARGTKIWDTDGREYLDLLAGMGVANIGHAHPVVIQAIEKQVASYLHVSVYGEMVQQPQVELARRLAAITPGDLSVVYFANSGTEAVEGALKTARKFTGRSRLIAFDGAFHGDTFGALSVGGNPIYQQPFQPLLPGVEMLPFDDVSALRRIDTSVAAVIVEPVQGEGGV